AGGAGCTTCAAGATGAAGATTAATTTTTGGTGGGATAACCTTGAGAAAGACAGAAAAATCAGAATTCCGAGTAAAGTTGATGCCTTTGCATATATTACTAGAGACGGATATATCTCTTTTCAATTAAAACTAGAAAAAAACATAGAAAAAAAAACTTATGACAACCTTAGATTTCAAAATATAGAAATAATTTCTTGTGGAAAAGAGTTATATTTTGTATTGAAAACAAGTGAATTTAAAGATGTTTTCTATTATTTATGTTTAGATTTATTGAAAAACTTAGAAGGTCAACCATTTAATAAGTATACTAATATTATTTATAAAGTTTTTGATTATTGGAAAAAGCTTTTTAAAAAGAAGCAAAACAATATTTCAGAGATAATTCAAATGGGATTGTTTGCTGAGCTAAATTTTTTATGTAATGATAAATTAAAAAATCTATCTTTAAGTGAAAATATAAGTTCTTGGAGAGGTTTTAGTGGAGACATTCAAGATTTTCTTTATGAAAATACAAGTGTAGAAGTAAAATCAAAATTGAGCTCTAAAGCTAATGAAGTTACTATTTCTTCAGTAAATCAGCTTGAGCACATAAAAGAAAATTTATTTTTAGTTTGTTATTCTTTAGATAAAAATGAAAATGGAAAAACTATAGAAACATTAGTTGAAGAGATTTTAAGTTTAATAAGAAAAGAAAGCTTAGGGTTAGAGACTGCTTTCATAAAGGGATTATTAGAGTATGGTTATAATTGTTTTGATGATTACGATAACCTTGTCTCTTATCTTGTAGATGGGATAGAAACTTTTGAAGTTTTAGAAGGGTTTCCAAGAATTACCAACAAAGACATTCCTACAGGTGTTGTTAAAGTAGAGTATAAAATTAATTTAAATGTTTTAATTCCCTATGAAGAATGTAAATTAAAAGGAGTTAAGGAAATATGAGTATAAAAATAGAAGATTTCCATGAAAATTTTGTACAACTTTATTTAAGAGATGCTGAAGCAAGAGGGTTATTAATTTCAGAAGCATTCTTCGATAAAATTTGTAATAACTTAGCTGAGGATGGAGAGTTAAATGATAATTTTCTTTTCGGACCATTTTTCAAAATAGGAATAGAAATTAGTGGTTATTCTTATGATGAAGAAAAAGAAACTTTAATCCTGATTAATCAAGAAATCTATCAAAATGAAGAAAAAATTGAAACTTTGACCAAGCAAAATCTTGAAGCAAAGTTTAGGAGAACTGAAACTTATTTTAAAAAATCTTTAGTAGGTTTTTCTAACTATTTAGAACAAACATCTGATAGTTATAAAGTTGCTTATGAAATTGAAACTTTACTAAAGCAAAATAAAGTAACAAAGGTAAAAATTTATCTTTTAACAGATGGACTATTAACAAATACCATAAAGGATATTCCAAATAAAAATATTGAAGGATTTGATTTTGAATATAGAATCATAGATATAAATTATCTATTTAATATTGAAATGGTTAACTATCAAGATGAGAGTTTTAATGTTGATGTTGATCTACCTTGTTTAGAAGCTTCAACAATAGATAGTGAATATGAGTCATATTTAGCAGTATTTCCAGGTCAAGAAATTGCAAGGATATATGATGATTTTGGAAGCCGTTTGTTAGAACAAAATGTTAGAACTTTTTTACAATTTAGAGGAAAAGTTAATAAAGGTTTGAGAACTACAATTTCTAAAGCCCCGGAAAAATTTTTTGCATATAATAATGGAATTACAACAACGGCTAGTAGAGTAGAATTTAATAATAAGGGTAATATTTCAAAAATTTATGATTTCCAAATTGTAAATGGAGGACAAACTACATCTTCAATTTATTCAGCTTGGAAAAAGGATAAATTAGATTTAAGTAAAGTCTTTGTACAAATGAAGCTGTCTGTTGTTGCAAATATATCTCAACATAGTGAGTTTGTATCTAATGTTGCAAGATATGCTAATACACAAAATAAAGTAAACAACTCTGATTTTTTCTCCAATAGTCCATTCCATAAAGAGATGAAGAACCATTCAAAATTGATAGCAGCTCCAGTTTTAAATGGAGGACAAAAGAAAACATATTGGTTCTATGAAAGAGTTCGTGGAGAATATTTAAACGAACAGGCTTATTTAACAGCTTCTAAAAAGAGCAGTTTTCAACAAAGACACCCTAAAACTCAATTAATAGATAAAACTCTTTTAGGAAAAGGTGAGATGGCATGGAAACAAAAACCATATATTGTTTCAAAGGGAGCTCAATATTGCTTTTTAAATTTTGCCGATACAATCACTAATCAATTAGAGAAAGATTCAATGAGTATAACAGAAAATTATTTTAAAGAAGCTATTGCTAAGATTATTATCTTTAGACATTTAGAGAAAAGAATTAGTAAAGCTCCTTGGTATAACGGTGGATATAGAGCTCAAATTGTAGCTTATACCCTTGCTTATCTATCAAAAGATGTAGAAGAAAAGAGAAAATTTTTTAATTTTAATGAAATTTGGAAAGCTCAAGGAGTCTATGATGATTTTGACAATTTATTAATGAAAATTGCAAAAAAATTATATCCAGTTTTATTAGCTGGAGCCTCAGGAAATGCTAATATTGGATCTTGGTCTAAAAAGGAAGATTGTTGGAGAAAATTAAAAAAAGTAGAAATAGATTTGGTTTACCCAGAAGAGTTATTAAAAAATAAAGATACAGTTAAGCAAGAAAAAAGAAAGCAAAAAGTAGAAAAGAAATTAATGAGCGGTATCGAAGCTCAAATATTTGTTGTAGAA
This window of the Psychrilyobacter piezotolerans genome carries:
- a CDS encoding AIPR family protein, yielding MSIKIEDFHENFVQLYLRDAEARGLLISEAFFDKICNNLAEDGELNDNFLFGPFFKIGIEISGYSYDEEKETLILINQEIYQNEEKIETLTKQNLEAKFRRTETYFKKSLVGFSNYLEQTSDSYKVAYEIETLLKQNKVTKVKIYLLTDGLLTNTIKDIPNKNIEGFDFEYRIIDINYLFNIEMVNYQDESFNVDVDLPCLEASTIDSEYESYLAVFPGQEIARIYDDFGSRLLEQNVRTFLQFRGKVNKGLRTTISKAPEKFFAYNNGITTTASRVEFNNKGNISKIYDFQIVNGGQTTSSIYSAWKKDKLDLSKVFVQMKLSVVANISQHSEFVSNVARYANTQNKVNNSDFFSNSPFHKEMKNHSKLIAAPVLNGGQKKTYWFYERVRGEYLNEQAYLTASKKSSFQQRHPKTQLIDKTLLGKGEMAWKQKPYIVSKGAQYCFLNFADTITNQLEKDSMSITENYFKEAIAKIIIFRHLEKRISKAPWYNGGYRAQIVAYTLAYLSKDVEEKRKFFNFNEIWKAQGVYDDFDNLLMKIAKKLYPVLLAGASGNANIGSWSKKEDCWRKLKKVEIDLVYPEELLKNKDTVKQEKRKQKVEKKLMSGIEAQIFVVEYTKWNEILEYLLKYQGDFKVTEKQMSILKRVSKGEFPSAAQSKLLYEVYNMSVEEGIVDKEEDLILKGKTN
- a CDS encoding PD-(D/E)XK motif protein; translated protein: MKINFWWDNLEKDRKIRIPSKVDAFAYITRDGYISFQLKLEKNIEKKTYDNLRFQNIEIISCGKELYFVLKTSEFKDVFYYLCLDLLKNLEGQPFNKYTNIIYKVFDYWKKLFKKKQNNISEIIQMGLFAELNFLCNDKLKNLSLSENISSWRGFSGDIQDFLYENTSVEVKSKLSSKANEVTISSVNQLEHIKENLFLVCYSLDKNENGKTIETLVEEILSLIRKESLGLETAFIKGLLEYGYNCFDDYDNLVSYLVDGIETFEVLEGFPRITNKDIPTGVVKVEYKINLNVLIPYEECKLKGVKEI